The Deltaproteobacteria bacterium genome includes the window AAGGTGCTGGGACTGCTGAAGCGCTTCTTCAAGTTCGCCAGGGCTCGCGGCTACCGGGAGACGAACCCCGCCCGCGACCTCGAGGCGGCCGAGCTGGGCGTCGAGAAGCACACCGCAGGCCGGCGGGCGTTGGAGACGGAGGGGGAACTCCGTGCCTTCTGGCGCGCGTGCGAGACGGGCGAGGCCATGGAGTACTCGCCGCCGGCCGAGGCGCTGCGAGTGGCCCTGCAGCTGCTGCTGCTCACCGGCGTTCGCAGCGGAGAGCTCCGCCAGGCGCGCTGGGCCGACGTCGACCTCGAGGCCGGGTTGTGGACGGTGCCCGTCGAGCACCAGAAGCTGACCGTCAACCAGGCGAAGGACGCGCGGCCCTTCGTCATCCCGCTCGCGCCGACGGCTGTTGCTCTCTTCCGCCGGCTGCGCGAGCTCGCAGGCGACGCGGCGCACGTGCTGCCCCTGCAACGGCTCCGCCGTGCGGGTGTGCCGGCGAAGGGCGAGACCATCGCCGATAAGACGCTGAACAAGGCGATGGGCCGGATGTGGAGCGGCAACCCCGAGTTGTCCAAGCTGGACGAGGCCAGCCCGCACGATCTCCGGCGCACGTGCCGCACCTGGTTGGGGAAGCTGGGCGTGGCGCCCCACGTGGCGGAGCGCTGCCTCAACCACCGACTGCCTCTCATCCAGAAGACCTACGACGTCGGCGACTACCTCGAGGAACGCCGCGCGGCGCTGGTGAAGTGGGACGCCTTCCTCGTGAGCGTCGGCGCCCCAAAGAAATCGCACT containing:
- a CDS encoding tyrosine-type recombinase/integrase; the protein is MNASNVVPLALPRAPRKQYPSLSDAAVGRLPRREDAYYVRDGGAPGLVLRVAPAGVKSFRWYVHVEEIVDGKPTKRQLAVTLGRWAPTPTPGHLTVAEARQWLHRLKAAHRHSRAELERVKAQLDSELTPAPEVAPVSGPTVRALSVDFLKQLARQRKRPEAAEADFRRDVLPVLGEVAVVAVTPRDCAKVVELVVERGAAVQAAKVLGLLKRFFKFARARGYRETNPARDLEAAELGVEKHTAGRRALETEGELRAFWRACETGEAMEYSPPAEALRVALQLLLLTGVRSGELRQARWADVDLEAGLWTVPVEHQKLTVNQAKDARPFVIPLAPTAVALFRRLRELAGDAAHVLPLQRLRRAGVPAKGETIADKTLNKAMGRMWSGNPELSKLDEASPHDLRRTCRTWLGKLGVAPHVAERCLNHRLPLIQKTYDVGDYLEERRAALVKWDAFLVSVGAPKKSHLQV